A single region of the Cereibacter sphaeroides 2.4.1 genome encodes:
- a CDS encoding L,D-transpeptidase, translating to MQKLNLRRRGILSAAAAAFAGLALAGGAREGLAEESTDWQDHFETLEHGAVLADLRQRVVLFWSEDGTVHRRYPAAMPDTRAFPRLGGTRIIRKVEGPTWRPTPAMRARDPELPWSLPPGPGNPFGTHALHLEWQHYRIHGTHDPSTIGGVTAHGCIGLSNAHIAELFAHTTVGTQVRLV from the coding sequence ATGCAGAAGCTGAACCTCCGAAGGCGGGGGATCCTATCGGCCGCGGCGGCGGCCTTCGCCGGCTTGGCTCTGGCGGGCGGGGCGCGCGAGGGCCTGGCGGAAGAGTCGACCGACTGGCAGGATCATTTCGAAACGCTCGAGCATGGGGCGGTGCTGGCCGACCTGCGCCAGCGTGTGGTGCTGTTCTGGTCGGAGGACGGCACGGTGCACCGCCGCTATCCGGCGGCCATGCCCGACACGCGCGCCTTCCCGCGTCTGGGCGGCACCCGGATCATCCGCAAGGTCGAGGGGCCGACCTGGCGTCCGACCCCCGCGATGCGCGCCCGCGACCCGGAGTTGCCCTGGAGCCTGCCGCCCGGGCCGGGCAACCCGTTCGGCACCCATGCGCTCCATCTCGAATGGCAGCATTACCGCATCCACGGCACGCATGACCCCTCGACGATCGGCGGCGTGACGGCCCATGGCTGCATCGGCCTCTCGAATGCCCATATCGCGGAGCTCTTTGCCCATACCACAGTCGGCACGCAGGTGCGGCTGGTCTGA
- a CDS encoding lysophospholipid acyltransferase family protein, with product MASRRTGPAAWAQDRLLRALIGALLLLPYAWRVPLCGWVMSRLIAPFAGWDRRVRANLARVLPNLPEAEVRRLMRRVPDNVGRAVIESYSGQAFVERAARAPVTGPGLATLEAAHEAGRPVVIVTGHFGNYDASRAALRARGFEIGGLYRPMNNRYFNEHYVRAMAAIGGPVFARGKAGLAGMLRHLKGGGMLGLLIDVHMRDGAVLRFFGHPAKTALSAADLALKYDAPLVPVYAIRAENGLDFEIRVDAPIPRGTPAEMTQALNDSLEAVVREHLDQWFWIHRRWRVAPAA from the coding sequence ATGGCTTCCAGACGAACCGGACCTGCCGCATGGGCGCAAGACCGCCTTCTGCGCGCCCTGATCGGGGCGCTACTTCTGCTGCCCTACGCGTGGCGGGTACCGCTCTGCGGCTGGGTCATGTCGCGCCTCATCGCGCCCTTCGCGGGCTGGGACCGGCGGGTGCGCGCCAACCTCGCACGGGTGCTGCCCAACCTGCCGGAGGCCGAGGTGCGGCGCCTCATGCGCAGGGTCCCGGACAATGTGGGCCGGGCGGTGATCGAATCCTATTCGGGGCAGGCCTTCGTCGAGCGGGCCGCACGCGCGCCCGTCACAGGGCCGGGGCTCGCCACGCTCGAGGCCGCCCATGAAGCCGGGCGACCGGTCGTGATCGTGACCGGCCATTTCGGCAATTACGATGCGAGCCGCGCCGCGCTCCGCGCCCGCGGCTTCGAGATCGGCGGCCTCTACCGGCCGATGAACAACCGCTATTTCAACGAGCATTACGTCCGCGCCATGGCGGCGATCGGCGGCCCGGTCTTCGCCCGCGGCAAGGCGGGGCTCGCGGGGATGCTGCGCCACCTCAAGGGCGGCGGGATGCTGGGCCTGCTGATCGACGTCCACATGCGCGACGGCGCGGTGCTGCGCTTCTTCGGCCATCCGGCCAAGACCGCGCTTTCGGCCGCCGATCTCGCGCTGAAATATGACGCGCCGCTGGTTCCGGTCTATGCCATCCGCGCCGAGAACGGGCTCGACTTCGAGATCCGCGTGGATGCGCCGATCCCGCGCGGCACCCCGGCCGAGATGACACAGGCGCTGAACGACTCGCTCGAGGCCGTGGTGCGCGAGCATCTCGACCAGTGGTTCTGGATCCACCGCCGCTGGCGCGTGGCGCCGGCGGCCTGA
- a CDS encoding flagellar motor switch protein FliG yields the protein MAQALARFRPARGAVSLDGEEDGPRPLSRREKAAIIVRLLLAEGAPLPLTSLPDDMQEGLAEQMARMRTVDRSTMTAVIEEFVEELESVGLSFPGGLDGALAVMDGHISPSAATRLRRQAGVKGDPWERIVTLPAEKLLKVVEEESVEVAAVMLSKLPVPKAAEVLGKLPGEKARRVAYAVSMTGSVEPETVRRIGLSLLGQLEAEPPRAFTATPVERVGAILNVSAAVTRDEVLKGLDEADAAFAEQVRKAIFTFEHVPRRVLGRDVPKVTRVVEQARLVAVIAAASSRPELSEGVEFLLSNMSQRLAQSLREDAAARGRVKDKEAEEAMNAVVAGIRQLEAAGELVLVVEEEEGG from the coding sequence ATGGCACAGGCTCTGGCACGGTTCCGCCCCGCTCGCGGGGCGGTGTCCTTAGATGGGGAGGAGGACGGCCCCCGTCCCCTCTCGCGCCGCGAGAAGGCGGCGATCATCGTGCGGCTTCTTCTGGCCGAAGGCGCACCCCTGCCCCTCACTTCCCTGCCCGATGACATGCAGGAAGGCCTCGCCGAGCAGATGGCCCGGATGCGGACGGTCGACCGCTCCACCATGACCGCAGTGATCGAGGAATTCGTCGAAGAGCTCGAGTCCGTAGGCCTCTCCTTCCCCGGCGGGCTCGACGGCGCGCTGGCCGTGATGGACGGCCACATCAGCCCCTCGGCGGCGACCCGTCTGCGCCGGCAGGCGGGGGTGAAGGGCGATCCGTGGGAGCGGATCGTGACCCTGCCGGCCGAGAAACTCCTGAAGGTGGTGGAAGAGGAGAGCGTGGAGGTGGCCGCGGTCATGCTCTCGAAGCTGCCGGTGCCGAAGGCGGCCGAGGTTCTGGGCAAGCTGCCGGGCGAGAAGGCGCGGCGCGTGGCCTATGCCGTGTCGATGACCGGCTCGGTCGAGCCCGAGACGGTGCGGCGGATCGGCCTCTCGCTTCTGGGTCAGCTCGAGGCCGAGCCGCCGCGCGCCTTCACGGCGACGCCGGTCGAGCGGGTCGGGGCGATCCTCAACGTCTCGGCCGCGGTTACCCGCGACGAGGTTCTGAAGGGGCTCGACGAGGCCGACGCGGCCTTCGCCGAGCAGGTGCGCAAGGCCATCTTCACCTTCGAACATGTCCCGCGCCGGGTGCTGGGGCGCGATGTGCCGAAGGTTACCCGGGTGGTGGAGCAGGCGCGGCTGGTGGCGGTGATCGCCGCCGCCTCCAGCCGCCCGGAGCTGTCCGAGGGGGTGGAGTTCCTGCTCTCCAACATGTCCCAGCGCCTCGCCCAGTCGCTGCGCGAGGATGCCGCCGCGCGCGGACGGGTGAAGGACAAAGAGGCGGAGGAGGCGATGAACGCCGTGGTGGCCGGCATCCGCCAGCTCGAGGCGGCCGGTGAGCTCGTTCTGGTGGTGGAGGAGGAAGAGGGCGGATGA
- the purB gene encoding adenylosuccinate lyase, which yields MIPRYSRPDMVAIWSPETKFRIWFEIEAHACDAQAALGVIPKANAEAVWKAAEATFDVARIDEIEAVTKHDVIAFLTHLAEIVGADEARFVHQGMTSSDVLDTTLNIQLVRASDLLLAGLDRVLAALKARALEHKDTVRIGRSHGIHAEPTTMGLTFARFYAEMARNRTRLVNARAEIATGAISGAVGTFANIDPAVEEHVCAQLGLVPETVSTQVIPRDRHAMFFATLGVIASSIENVAIEIRHMQRTEVLEAEEFFSPGQKGSSAMPHKRNPVLTENLTGLARLVRMAVVPAMENVALWHERDISHSSVERAIGPDATITLDFALHRLAGVIEKLVVYPENMLKNMNKFRGLVMSQRVLLALTQAGVSREDAYRLVQRNAMKVWEQGRDFKEELLADPEVTAALSPAEIEEKFDLGYHLKHVDTIFARVFGA from the coding sequence ATGATCCCGCGCTATTCCCGCCCCGACATGGTGGCCATCTGGTCGCCCGAGACGAAGTTCCGCATCTGGTTCGAGATCGAGGCCCATGCCTGCGACGCGCAGGCCGCCCTCGGCGTGATCCCGAAAGCGAATGCCGAAGCCGTCTGGAAGGCCGCCGAGGCGACCTTCGACGTGGCCCGCATCGACGAGATCGAAGCGGTGACGAAACATGACGTGATCGCCTTCCTCACCCATCTGGCCGAGATTGTGGGCGCCGACGAGGCGCGCTTCGTCCATCAGGGCATGACCTCCTCGGACGTGCTCGACACGACGCTGAACATCCAGCTCGTGCGCGCCTCTGACCTGCTGCTCGCGGGGCTCGACCGGGTGCTGGCCGCGCTGAAGGCCCGCGCGCTCGAGCACAAGGACACCGTCCGCATCGGCCGCAGCCACGGCATCCATGCCGAGCCCACCACCATGGGCCTGACCTTCGCCCGCTTCTATGCCGAGATGGCGCGCAACCGCACGCGCCTCGTCAATGCGCGCGCCGAGATCGCCACCGGCGCCATCTCGGGTGCGGTCGGCACCTTCGCCAACATCGACCCGGCGGTGGAAGAGCATGTCTGCGCCCAGCTCGGCCTCGTGCCAGAGACGGTCTCGACGCAGGTGATCCCGCGCGACCGGCATGCGATGTTCTTCGCGACGCTCGGCGTCATCGCCTCCTCGATCGAGAATGTCGCCATCGAGATCCGCCACATGCAGCGCACCGAGGTGCTCGAGGCCGAAGAGTTCTTCTCGCCCGGCCAGAAGGGCTCGTCGGCCATGCCGCACAAGCGCAACCCGGTGCTGACCGAGAACCTGACGGGCCTCGCCCGGCTGGTGCGCATGGCCGTTGTGCCCGCGATGGAGAATGTGGCGCTCTGGCACGAGCGCGACATCTCGCATTCCTCGGTCGAGCGCGCGATCGGCCCCGACGCCACCATCACGCTCGATTTCGCGCTGCACCGCCTCGCGGGCGTGATCGAAAAGCTCGTGGTCTATCCCGAAAACATGCTGAAGAACATGAACAAGTTCCGCGGCCTCGTCATGAGCCAGCGCGTGCTGCTGGCCCTGACGCAGGCGGGCGTCAGCCGCGAGGATGCCTACCGGCTCGTTCAGCGCAACGCGATGAAGGTCTGGGAACAGGGCCGCGACTTCAAGGAGGAGCTCTTGGCCGATCCCGAGGTGACGGCCGCGCTGAGCCCGGCCGAGATCGAGGAGAAGTTCGATCTCGGCTATCACCTCAAGCATGTGGACACGATCTTCGCCCGCGTCTTCGGCGCCTGA
- a CDS encoding putative hemolysin translates to MFLSRAPLLLILALPACGGPDPTPVAAPGDLHRSGMANPASVYCTQRGGRLEIRSEGAGQTGYCHLPDGRTLEEWELYRDAEPL, encoded by the coding sequence ATGTTCCTCTCCCGCGCGCCGCTCCTCCTCATCCTCGCCCTGCCGGCCTGCGGCGGTCCCGATCCCACGCCGGTGGCCGCGCCCGGCGACCTCCACCGGTCGGGCATGGCCAATCCGGCCTCGGTCTATTGCACCCAGCGCGGCGGACGGCTCGAGATCCGCAGCGAGGGGGCGGGCCAGACCGGCTACTGCCACCTGCCCGATGGCCGAACTCTCGAGGAATGGGAGCTCTACCGCGACGCCGAGCCGCTCTGA